From the Methanobacterium sp. CWC-01 genome, the window TTATGAATATTTGAATAATTACTAACCTTCTGGTCAGATTCTTTGATTTAGGATTCTTTTTGATCCTTTTCTCTTATCTCAATTCGGCGTATCTTTCCGCTGATGGTTTTGGGAAGTTCATCCACAAATTCCACCACACGAGGATACTTATAGGGAGCAGTAACCTGTTTAACATGGTTCTGTATCTCCTTTTTAAGATCCTCGGTAGGCTGGTAATCTTTTGTAAGAACCACAGTGGCTTTGACCACTTGGCCACGTACCGGGTGCGGAACCCCGGTTATAGCACACTCCAGAACTGATGGATGGGATATAACCGCGCTTTCCACCTCAAAAGGACCGATACGGTAACCGGAACTCTTGATCATATCATCGTTCCTGCCTACAAACCATAAGTAGCCGTCTTCATCCATCCAGGCCGTGTCACCAGTGTGATAGTAACCATCATACCAGGCCCTTTCAGTTTTATCCTGCTCCCGGTAGTATCCGCTGAAAAGACCAGGAGGTTTGCCATCCGCAGTTTTTATGACTATCTCTCCCTCTTCCCCCACATCACAGAAACCACCATCGACATCCATCAAAGATATCTGATATCCTGGTGACGGTTTTCCCATGGAGCCGGGTCTGGGTTTCATCCAGGGGAAATTGGCAATGCAGACCACACATTCGGTTTGTCCAAACCCTTCCATTAGTTGCAGGCCGGTGAATTCTTTGAATTTGTTGTAAACCTCGGGGTTTAATGGTTCCCCGGCGGTTACTGCGTATTGGAGGGTGGAGAAATTGTACTGGGACAGATCTTCCTTGATGAGGAAACGGTAGATGGTCGGTGGTGCACAGAAGGTGGTCACCCCATGGTTGGAGGCCTTCTCCAGCATCTGAGCAGCGTCGAATCGATCGTAATCATAGACGAAAATGGCAGTACCTGCAATCCACTGCCCGTAGATCTGACCCCACATGGCCTTGGCCCAGCCGGTGTCGGCCACGGTGTAGTGCAGACCATCATCTAAAACATTTTGCCAGTACTTGGCAGTTAATATATGGCCCAGCGGGTAGGTGTAATCGTGCATTATCATCTTCGGCATGCCTGTGGTTCCGGATGAGAAATATATCAGGGATATATCATCATTACTATTCTGATTCTCCTGGGAAGGACGTTGGAATTCAGGGGACATCTTCTCGATTTCTTCACGGAAGTTGTACCAACCTTCCCGGTCCTGTTCTCCCACCAGTGCCTTTATGAGTTCATAATCATCCAATTGGGTGTGGGCCTCATCGAAATATTCTGGCACGCCATCCTCGGCAATACACACCACCATTTTTATCCCGGCTTTCTGGAGCCGGTACACAATGTCCTTGGTCTTCAGCATGTGAGTGGCGGGTATGGTGATGGCTCCCAACTTGTGAAGCCCCAGGATGCAGAACCAGAAATCATATCTGCTTTTAAGGGTAAGCATGACCCGGTCCCCGGCCTGAACCCCACATTTAGCAAAGAAATTAGCGGCACGGTTGGAGTACTCCCTCAGATCCTTAAAGGTGAAAATGAAATCCTCCTGGTCATTACACCATACCAGGGCCCTTTTATCCGGATAGAGACGGGCGTACTCATCCACCACATCGTAGGCGAAGTTGAAGTTTAGAGGAGGTTCTATGCGGAAATTCTCCCGAAACTCCTGATAAGAATCAAATTGAACCTTGTTAACAAATTTTTCCAGTAACGATGACATCCAAAGCACCTCATAAAATTATGGCCAGGAACTTGGCCGGCTGATTGTTAAGAGCCTCCATAGCATGTTCATAGGAGGAATCAAAAAATATAGAGTCTCCCTCTTCCAGTATGATCTCATTATCGTGAATATAGAACTTCATCTCCCCCTCTAAAACGTAGTCAAACTCCTGACCTGGATGCGAGTTGGTGGAAGGTTTATCAACTCCCGTTCGAGGTTCTACAATTACTATGAAAGGCTCTGCCTTTTTGTGGATGAACTTCTCTGCCAAGTTCTGGTATTTGTACTGTTTCCTCCGCTCCACCTCCACGCCCTTATCTTTACGGGTGACGGTGAATATGTGCATACGGGTTTCTTCACCGGTTAAAAGTAAACCCATGTCCACTCCCAGCTTGTGGGCGATTTCAAACAGGATGCTGGCTGAAATATCCACATCTCCCTCTTCATATTTCTGATACTCTTCCACCCGGACCCCCAGATAATCGGAAATCTCTTCGGTGCTGATATCAGAAAGTTCTCTTAGTTCTTTTATGCGCAGGGCGATTTCTTTCATTTTTTCTCTCATTTTCAACCCTCATAGTTAATTAAATTAATATTATGAATTTTTTAAACATTCAGTTGGCATTTAAGGTGAAAAAATCAGAAAGTACATTTATTGATTTGATTGATTAGTTTTATAAATTATATTATAATGATTGTTAATGACAAATTATGTTTTCCAGATATATATAGGGATCGTTTAAGTAAGATCAAAGATTTGGTGGACTTGAATCATAGTGAAAGAACTGATAAACATCCCAGTTAAAGAATTCTGGGCATCAAATGCGGTGTATTAGAAGAATATAACAACTTAAATCCAGGTCCTTCTCCTAATTAGGTTAAATAGATGTGATACCAGCACCATATTAATGTTTTAAGGAGGGTTTGAATGGAACTTGAAATGGAAATGGTTAACTTAGAGGCACCGGAGGAATGCAATCTCATACTGGGACAGAGCCATTTTATTAAGACGGTGGAAGATTTGTATGAAGCCATTGTGAACACCGTGCCCCAAGCAGATTTTGGATTAGCTTTTGGAGAAGCTTCAGGCGACTGTTTGGTTAGGACTGCTGGAAATGATGATGATCTGGAAAAATTAGCCGGAACGAAGATGTTAGAACTGGCCTGTGGACATTCTTTTCTGATATTTCTAAAAAATGCGTTCCCGATAAATCTCACCCAGCGGTTAAAAAGTGTTCCGGAAGTGGTGAATCTTTTCTGTGCAACTGCCAATCCAGTGCAAGTCCTGATTGTTGGAACAGACCAGGGTAGAGGGATCATAGGAGTTGTAGACGGTTTTAGACCAATCAGGATCGAGAATGAAGGAGAGATAGCCTGGAGAAAGAAATTCATCAGGGATATTGGATATAAATTATGAAATAGAGGCCATAAGGCAACTTAGGATGGTTTGATACTAGATAACCCAAATTATATTTCAAAAAAAAGGCCAAAGTAAATAACAAATAGGGGGTATTTTATGGAAGAACTGATCATTAAGTTTCGGAAAAGCAGTGGAAACGTGAAAAAAGGGGAAAATAAACTGGAAGTTAAAGGGGACTATGTTTCCTTACAGGACCAGAAGGAAGCCGCCATGGTAATTAACTTCAAAGCCCCTGAAGAAGAAATAATGAGAATAAGCCAGTTTTTCAGTGGTCCCACTGATTTAGAGCCTATATATATGGATTTAGACAACACCGGTGAAGTGGAATACTACTTCAGAGGTACCACCACCCCCCAGGAAGAGGGGGATATCTACAAGTACAGTGTGACCCTTCAGCTCCGTAGAAGCAATATTTAAGTCATCAGGCGTGTTTGGCGAATATCTTTGGGATTTCGTCAGGATGCTCAAAGACCACGGTGTTTTCCATTTGGGAAAGATTTTCAACATGCCGGGCATCATCTTTAGTTATTTTAATTGCTAAATCTTTTCCATTAGGGAGTTTGGTAACCACTGTACCTTCCCGGAAGTCAGTGGGCATTATATATAATGGGGTGGTGGTCTTCTGCCCCATTATCGCCGCATTTGTCAATAAAGTATCAGCTATGCGTAGGGAGATTTTAGCCACAGTGTTGGAAGTAGCGGGTGCCAGTAAAAGGAATTCATACCGCCCCATTTGTATCTGACCAGCTAAAAAAGGAGCATTGGCATTAATTTCCGTCCAGGTTTTATCAAACTGGGACTCCAATGTTTGAGAAAGATTGTAGTACTTAAGGACCTGATCTCCTGCCTTGGAAATAAAAACTCGAATATCGAACTCTTTCCGGTATTCGTCCCTCATTTGCTGCATTACGTTTACAGTTTCCAGTATTTTCTCCCCACTCCCTGTTATACCCCATGCAACCTTTCTTTTTTTATTCATGAATTTAATTATGTGATTAATTCATAATTTATTTTTCGCTAGAAGCGGAGATTTGAAGAAAAAATATCCCTTCGCTAACCCTTAGCTTCCTCGACATGCCATCTCAATGTTATATAGGAGAGTTGAGTATAAGGAATTAGGGTAGCTTTTGATATATGTGATGGAATGATCAAATTGGGGATGGTGAAGAAGATAAAAGAGAATAAAGATGGACAAGGTGGAAAGTTAAAAGCAGATAAGAAACCTGTAAAGATGGAAATTTGCTATTTATGCCATAAAGAATTTGATATGAATCAGGATGACGCCAGTCGTTATCGCTATGGCAAGTTCCCCCTATGTGACTACTGTGCCGAGTTTTATGGCTTTTATTTTGATGATCCAGATAAAAGAAAAAGGGAAAAAATGGATTAAAAGACTATAAATACTTTTTAACCAGAGATATTCCCCATTCAGCCATCATCTTTGCATCTTCTTTGTTTCTGGCCTCGGCAAAACATCGGAATATGGGCTCCGTTCCGGATGGGCGTATAATCAGCCATCCCTCGTCCCGGAATATTTTAACTCCGTCGGTGGTGTCCACCTGATACTGACTGGTTTCTCTGGCAATTTTATCCATGATCTCGGTTTTTAGTTCATCAGGACATTCTACTTTCATTTTAACCGATTCATAGTCAGGTAACTCAGTTATAAGTTGCGATAGTGGTTTGTTTTCTCGGGCCATTATTTCCACGATTTTTGCAGTGGATAAAGCTGCGTCCCGGCCATATACAAAGTCCGGGAATATAAGCCCTCCATTTTCCTCTCCACCAAACAACCCATCTCTGTTTTTAAGTTCCCGGGCCACTAAAAGATCACCCACAGCAGTGGCTATTACTTCACCCTGGAACTCTTCGGCAATGTCGTAGATGGCAGTGGAAGTGGCCACCGTGGTGACAATTATTCCCCCCTGATTCTCCTTTAACAAGTACTTTTCCACCAGAGCAAAGGTCTTATCGCCCATGACAAATTCACCATTTTCATCAATACAGATGGTACGATCAGCATCCCCATCATGGGCTATTCCCAGATCAGCCCCCGTAGCCTTCACAGTTGCGATAAGCCCCTGAAGATTGTCCTCGGTAGGTTCCGGATCTCTACCAGGGAAAAATCCATCTGGTTGACAGTTCAGAGCAGTCACCTGACACCCTAATCTTCTTAAAAGGTAGGGTGTGGTTCCACACGCCGCCCCGCTGCCGCAGTCCACAATAACCTTAAGATTAGCCTGATTTATGGCTTCTTTATCTACACGATGGATTACCTGCTCTATATATTCATCAACAATACCCGGAAGAAAAGATACTTCCCCAATTTCATCCCAAGAGACCCGATCCGGAGTATCATCAAAAAATATATCTTCAATCTCGATTTCCATCTCTTCCCCAATCCCTATACCATCCTGATCCACAAATTTGATGCCGTTATATTGAGGAGGGTTGTGTGAGGCTGTGATTATCACTCCACCATCGTAGTAATTCCGAACTGCATACTGAACAGCAGGAGTAGGTAAAATCCCTAAATCAATAACTTGACAACCTGAAGATAGAAGTCCAGCTATTACTGCGTGTTTAATCAGGGGAGTGGATGTTCTTGGATCTCCTCCCACTGCAACTCTACCCTTAACTACAGTACCATAGGCAGATGCCAACTTAGAGGCAAATTCAGGTGTTAATACCTCATTAGCAATCCTTCTAACTCCAAAAGTGCCGAATAATCTTTTCATTGTCATCAAAATAACTCCGGTTTTGTGTATTTTCCTTTAAGAAA encodes:
- a CDS encoding AMP-binding protein; translated protein: MSSLLEKFVNKVQFDSYQEFRENFRIEPPLNFNFAYDVVDEYARLYPDKRALVWCNDQEDFIFTFKDLREYSNRAANFFAKCGVQAGDRVMLTLKSRYDFWFCILGLHKLGAITIPATHMLKTKDIVYRLQKAGIKMVVCIAEDGVPEYFDEAHTQLDDYELIKALVGEQDREGWYNFREEIEKMSPEFQRPSQENQNSNDDISLIYFSSGTTGMPKMIMHDYTYPLGHILTAKYWQNVLDDGLHYTVADTGWAKAMWGQIYGQWIAGTAIFVYDYDRFDAAQMLEKASNHGVTTFCAPPTIYRFLIKEDLSQYNFSTLQYAVTAGEPLNPEVYNKFKEFTGLQLMEGFGQTECVVCIANFPWMKPRPGSMGKPSPGYQISLMDVDGGFCDVGEEGEIVIKTADGKPPGLFSGYYREQDKTERAWYDGYYHTGDTAWMDEDGYLWFVGRNDDMIKSSGYRIGPFEVESAVISHPSVLECAITGVPHPVRGQVVKATVVLTKDYQPTEDLKKEIQNHVKQVTAPYKYPRVVEFVDELPKTISGKIRRIEIREKDQKES
- a CDS encoding helix-turn-helix domain-containing protein; this translates as MREKMKEIALRIKELRELSDISTEEISDYLGVRVEEYQKYEEGDVDISASILFEIAHKLGVDMGLLLTGEETRMHIFTVTRKDKGVEVERRKQYKYQNLAEKFIHKKAEPFIVIVEPRTGVDKPSTNSHPGQEFDYVLEGEMKFYIHDNEIILEEGDSIFFDSSYEHAMEALNNQPAKFLAIIL
- a CDS encoding adenosine-specific kinase translates to MELEMEMVNLEAPEECNLILGQSHFIKTVEDLYEAIVNTVPQADFGLAFGEASGDCLVRTAGNDDDLEKLAGTKMLELACGHSFLIFLKNAFPINLTQRLKSVPEVVNLFCATANPVQVLIVGTDQGRGIIGVVDGFRPIRIENEGEIAWRKKFIRDIGYKL
- the afpA gene encoding archaeoflavoprotein AfpA; translated protein: MNKKRKVAWGITGSGEKILETVNVMQQMRDEYRKEFDIRVFISKAGDQVLKYYNLSQTLESQFDKTWTEINANAPFLAGQIQMGRYEFLLLAPATSNTVAKISLRIADTLLTNAAIMGQKTTTPLYIMPTDFREGTVVTKLPNGKDLAIKITKDDARHVENLSQMENTVVFEHPDEIPKIFAKHA
- the glmM gene encoding phosphoglucosamine mutase; protein product: MKRLFGTFGVRRIANEVLTPEFASKLASAYGTVVKGRVAVGGDPRTSTPLIKHAVIAGLLSSGCQVIDLGILPTPAVQYAVRNYYDGGVIITASHNPPQYNGIKFVDQDGIGIGEEMEIEIEDIFFDDTPDRVSWDEIGEVSFLPGIVDEYIEQVIHRVDKEAINQANLKVIVDCGSGAACGTTPYLLRRLGCQVTALNCQPDGFFPGRDPEPTEDNLQGLIATVKATGADLGIAHDGDADRTICIDENGEFVMGDKTFALVEKYLLKENQGGIIVTTVATSTAIYDIAEEFQGEVIATAVGDLLVARELKNRDGLFGGEENGGLIFPDFVYGRDAALSTAKIVEIMARENKPLSQLITELPDYESVKMKVECPDELKTEIMDKIARETSQYQVDTTDGVKIFRDEGWLIIRPSGTEPIFRCFAEARNKEDAKMMAEWGISLVKKYL